Proteins from one Hemiscyllium ocellatum isolate sHemOce1 chromosome 6, sHemOce1.pat.X.cur, whole genome shotgun sequence genomic window:
- the LOC132816687 gene encoding V-set and transmembrane domain-containing protein 5 isoform X2, with amino-acid sequence MFLMRTRSWNNNSLLILCLTGLYLHTNGITVLIPHHFVSASVDENAILSVEYRCTGVPTIRWRQLSSRGMTNIITWEPGSYQNISENYQDRIQQYRNGSIQLSNVQLYDAGCYVVTVTDKVGGSKDGVIILNINVLFAISILLMFFLWICNQSVELYKMKKRTQSVTDMELSAL; translated from the exons ATGTTTCTAATGAGGACTAGAAGCTGGAATAACAACAGTCTTTTAATCTTGTGTTTAACAGGATTGTATTTACACA CAAATGGAATTACAGTACTAATACCTCATCATTTTGTCAGTGCTTCAGTGGATGAAAATGCTATTCTATCAGTGGAATATAGATGCACTGGAGTGCCTACAATTAGATGGAGGCAGCTATCATCACGAGGAATGACAAATATCATCACCTGGGAACCAGGCAGTTAtcaaaacatttcagagaactATCAAGACCGCATTCAGCAATACAGAAATGGGTCCATCCAGCTTTCTAATGTTCAGTTATATGATGCTGGTTGCTATGTTGTGACAGTGACAGATAAAGTAGGAGGAAGCAAGGATGGTGTTATTATATTGAATATAAATG TTCTTTTTGCAATATCTATTCTCCTAATGTTCTTTCTATGGATCTGCAATCAAAgtgtggaactgtataaaatgaaGAAGAGAACACAAAGTGTAACAG
- the LOC132816687 gene encoding V-set and transmembrane domain-containing protein 5 isoform X1: protein MFLMRTRSWNNNSLLILCLTGLYLHTNGITVLIPHHFVSASVDENAILSVEYRCTGVPTIRWRQLSSRGMTNIITWEPGSYQNISENYQDRIQQYRNGSIQLSNVQLYDAGCYVVTVTDKVGGSKDGVIILNINEPVYKDLYFVVVVSTVLFAISILLMFFLWICNQSVELYKMKKRTQSVTDMELSAL from the exons ATGTTTCTAATGAGGACTAGAAGCTGGAATAACAACAGTCTTTTAATCTTGTGTTTAACAGGATTGTATTTACACA CAAATGGAATTACAGTACTAATACCTCATCATTTTGTCAGTGCTTCAGTGGATGAAAATGCTATTCTATCAGTGGAATATAGATGCACTGGAGTGCCTACAATTAGATGGAGGCAGCTATCATCACGAGGAATGACAAATATCATCACCTGGGAACCAGGCAGTTAtcaaaacatttcagagaactATCAAGACCGCATTCAGCAATACAGAAATGGGTCCATCCAGCTTTCTAATGTTCAGTTATATGATGCTGGTTGCTATGTTGTGACAGTGACAGATAAAGTAGGAGGAAGCAAGGATGGTGTTATTATATTGAATATAAATG AACCAGTTTATAAGGACTTGTATTTCGTTGTTGTTGTTTCTACAGTTCTTTTTGCAATATCTATTCTCCTAATGTTCTTTCTATGGATCTGCAATCAAAgtgtggaactgtataaaatgaaGAAGAGAACACAAAGTGTAACAG